Part of the Niallia alba genome is shown below.
TACCGTTATAAATAGACTGTGAAACATGCTGCCCTGCACCAAAACACTCATAAGATACACACCCATGGAAACCTTTATCCTTTAATGTTTCATGGATGGAACAAGAATAATTTGAACATAAATGGATACAGGGTTCGCCTCCATCTTTATTAATTGGAAAGTCTGCTGATTTTCCAAATGGCAATGCTGTACAACACAGTCCAAAGCAGTTTTGACAATCTGACTTTAAATTATTTATCATTATTAGACACTTCCTAAAATATAATTACAAACTTCTTGGTGGATCTGTAAACTATTTACCAAAATAATATAGATGATAAGGGAAAGTGGCAGTGTTACTATCAAGAAAACTTCCCTCAGTGGGGGTTTTTCTCATCCTCCACTGAGGGTTAGTTGCACTTATCGGACCTTTACGGGCAGTTATTCCCCCACTTAGCTTCCTCAATTTTTCTCAACTTTAGCTGGGGGATTACTGCCCGTTAAGAGTGGGACAAAAATCAGACGAATACCTAAAGGGGATATCCCAAAGTATTCGCCAATACCTCCACAAACTCCAAAATTGCTTTATTGTTAGCCGATTTTGGAGTTTTTCGATTCATTCTTATTCCCCATTTAAATTAATATATTTTTCCTCACTGATAGTTCATTTGCGATACTCCATCAACCAACAATCATGATACTCGCCTTCATGCAATTCATGTTTCGGAAGAATTTTGACCTTCTTTAATCCACACTTTTCATAGCATGAAATTGCTCTTACATTCCTTGCTTGTGGATCCATAACTACATAGTCTGCTTTCTTATTTTCAACTAAAAAGTTAATCATTGACGTGACGAGTAATGTTCCGATTCCTTTATTCCAATAGTTACTCTCGCCAATAAATTGGTCTGTTCCGTATATTAGTTCTGTCTTATACCCATAAAACATACTCGTTTTACTATCTAATTTGTAAAACTGAATATACCCAATCGCTTTATTATCATATTCCACGATGCATCTCACTTCATCGTCTTCAGAAGAATAAAACACTTTATTCACTTTATCTAAATCAAACGGCTTATCTCTCCCTTCATCAAATTTGAGGACAGATGGTTCAGAAAGCCATTTAACTAAGCGAATATTATCCTTTTTTTCTAATTTACGAACTTTTAAAAGACCACTTTCGTATATTATCATCTACTAATCTCCATTTTTTTATAATTTCCTAGCAACAATCGTAAATTCCCATGGAATATTTTCATTTTTCCAACCACGATGTTCATCAAATCGATCTAGCTTAAACGCAGCAGGTATCAATGAATTAATGATTTCGCTAAGTGTATACAACCGGATAGAAACAGCAGGAAAATCCACTTGTTCTTCTTCAGGAAAAAATTGTTTAAAAGCAACATCTCCTGTTTGTAATCCTGAATCAAAATATGTTTGCTTTACAGTGAAATCTTCATTCAAGCATTTTAGAAAAGGGTGATAATCACTTAGAATCATCGTTCCATTCTTTTTTAAAAGCGAGGACAGAATCGACATTAATTTATCAAGATCCTTAAAATAATGTAAGATTCCGCCTTCTAAATAGAGCATATCAAATGAGTTTCCGTAAGTTTCTAGATCTATATCATAAAGATCTCCAACAACATAGGTGATGGAAATATTGGCATAGTAAGCTAATTCTTTTGCATAACGTTCATTTTCCACTGATATATCAAATATTGTCACATCTGCGCCTAATAAGGCTAATGGTACAGCTTTTCTCCCATTTGAACCACATAAATTCGCTATCTTTTTCCCTTCCACATTGTTAAAATACACTTGATGTTTTTTTAAACTTCCTAAGGGATTTTTCTTTAATTCAATCGCTTTATCCTTTGGAGGACCATCCCTCTGCATCCAAAATTCATAGGCGCGATATTCCCAAGCCACTTTATTAGCCGAGCTTTGCTCATTCATAATGGAAACCCTCTCCTTTATAAATCAATATTTTTTCCTAATAACCCCAACCTTTGCACTTGCACGAGTTCATTACCTTGAAATTCCATTCGGTAGATATCTGGCTTTGGCGTATTTAATAAAAAATCCAAGCCAAACTGATTGTCATAATAGCCCATCATTAATGTCATTACTACACCATGTGTTCCAATTACTATGTTCTTTCCATATAGATATAAGTTCCCATACTATTCTCCTTACTTAGTGACTCCAACACGTAGCCAGTCCAAAGGTGATTTTTTTGCGAAATGTTTTTCAATATGTGTAAGAACTTCATCGTTTCCTGGTAATGAAACATATTCGATTGCTTCCTTAAAGGATAACCATTTATATTCACTATGCTCATCATTTAACCTAACATGTTCATCATCCTCTATGAAACCAACAAAGACAGGCGCAATGTAAATGTAGTTTTCTAGCGGAGAATATATTTGATCAAATGTATTCGTGCTGTAGAGTAGTAAATTTGTAATTCCCGTTTCTTCTTTCACTTCTCTTAAAGCTGCTTGCCAAGCTTGTTCTCCTTGTTCTAAGCTGCCTCCTATATAATAGCACCACATATCTTTCAATATCGGTGTTGCCCTTTTTAATAATAAGACTTTATACATCCCCTCTATTTTTTTCAATAACACAACTGCTATCCCAGTACTGCGAATAGGTGTTTGCGCCTCTTCATTTGCCATGTTTTATCTTCACTCCAATATTAAGATTATATTTTTGTAAAATTAAGTCTTTTCTATTATAAACTTTTTCCTCTTAAACTGGTAATATTTCTTAGTTTTTACTTTTGCTGAAAGGTGGTATATAGGTAGTAGTAAACATAATCTAAAAGGAGGTATAAAGATGAGTGTATTACAGAAAATTGCCTTAATACTTATGATTATCGGAGCAATTAATTGGGGACTTATCGGCTTATTTCAATTTGACTTAGTTGCAGCTATTTTTGGAGGGCAGCATGCAGGATTATCCCGAATTATCTATAGCATCGTTGGAATAGCAGGTTTGCTGAGCATTAGTTTACTTTTCCCTTCAAAAAGCTTATCAAAAAATAGCACAAAAGAGAGAACTGTATATTAAAAAGGTTTCATAAAAAATAATAGAGGATGGGACATAACTAAATAGATACTCTGTAAAGACGAACAATTTCTAATATAGCTAGTAAATAGCAGCTGCTTTCGCATACTTTTTACAAGAGGAAATATAATTAGTTGGAAAAACAGAGCAGCCGGAATACACGAAGACTCCTAAGGGATTGGCGAGACAGTCTGAGACCCTGCAGGCCACAGGCCGAAGCGGCTCAGCGCGAGCCCCATGGAAAGCGAAGTGTATTCCGGCTGCGGGGAATCGCACCAAACTTCATGGAAACATCCTTTGAAAAACAAATAAAAGCCCGAACAATTATACGGAACATTCATTAGCATCTTCGTATAATTGTTCGGAATTATCCTTGGCTGGAATACTTGTGTCCCAGCCTCATTATTTATTTTAGTAGATGAAATTCAAAACCTTTATTCGAAAATGTATTTGTCTTTTTTTCGATCCTAAAGTGAAACTTCCCTTAGTGGGGTTTTCCTTCATCCCCCACTAAGGGTTAGTTGAACCAATCGCGGACCTTTACGGACAGTTGCTCTCCCACCTTCCTCGTATTCTCATAGCTTGAGGGGGGAGGGGGGTCCATTAAGAGTGGTATAAATTATACGCTTATAATATATTCGCCACTAACTGAATGCCACTTAAAAACAGGCCAATAATAAAACCACATACAGCTCCGTTTACACGGATCCATTGTAAATCTTTGCCGACATTATTTTCAATCATATCGACCAGTGTTTCATTATCTAACTTGTCGAGATTTTCTTTTACTAAATTACCAATTTGATCATGATTATTCTCGATAAAATTAGAGATTTGTTGAACAATCCACGGATCAATCTTTTCGCCATTTTCTTCGATTTTTTCTACTAATTGCAAAATAAATGGAATTACTTTTGTTTCCATGAATTCTTCGTTTTCAAGAAGTTCAATCGCCTTTTCTTGTACCTGTTTAACGCTTGCTAAGATCGTATGATTAGATTCAAGTGAGTCTAACACTTTATCTTTCCATGTATTGATTCCTTCTAAAACCTTATCGTTTTCTGGAAGGCTCTCAATCTCCTTGCGAATATAAAGAATGAGCGCTTCTCGATTTTGCTCTCCTTCTTTTTGGAGACTTCGCATTCCACTTAAGCAAAGGTTTTGGACAATTTGCCCTAACTTATCTTCTGTTAAAATATTTTGCAAAGTCTTTAATGCGAATTGAAGCATGCCACTTGCTTCTACATTATTTAGTACATTCATCGAAACAGAACCAAGTTTTCTAGCTGTTTCTTCTTTTCTTAGCCAAGTTTCTGTTTTTACTAAAACATGATCCAATGCTTTTTTATCTACTTCCTCGGTAATTAACTGATTAGTAAGCAGTGTTAAAATATTACTTATTTGCACATTGGATAAAGCAGATGACATTTGCTCTCGAACAAACGGAGTGATCGTTTCTACATTGATATTGCTAATTGCTTGTTGTGTAGCTTTTATCATTGCTTTTTTGACTGGTTCAGTTTGAATTCTTGTTTTAATAGCTGCTGTGACTTTTTCAGTAAAAGGAATATTCTTCACTTTATCCTGAATACTTTCCTTCGATAACCAATCCTTTTTTAAAACACTCACTAATCCATTCACCATTCTATCCCTGTTCTTTGGCAATAGTGCAGTGTGAGGTATTGGTAACCCGAGTGGATGTCTAAATAAAGCTGTAACTGCAAACCAGTCCGCTAATCCCCCAACAAGTCCAGCCTCAAAGCCGCCATGTAATAAATGAATCCACATATTATCTTGAAAAGGGAATGTTAAAATAAATCCAATTCCCATAATAATAAGTGAATATCTTGCAATTTTTCTTGATGATCTTTTTTCCACACATTGTCCCTCATTTTACTTTTAAAATCGTTATTTACATCTTTCCAAGATGTAGAACCTCTATTCTGTAGTATACCAATAATCGCCTAAAAACAGAAAGAATAAGTAAAGATTTGCTGAATTTTTTCTTATTTGCGCAGTAAAAGCCAAAAGGTTTATTACTCCTTTCGGCTCTCCTACTTTGATTCTTTTGTTTTAATGGTCTATTTGAGACAAAAATCTATTCATAACTTGTCTATATTGTTCTGGTTCTTCTATATAGGCCATATGGGCACTTTTTTCAAATATATGGAAAGATGCATTTGGTGTTTTCCTACTAAAATATTCCGTTGATGCTGGAGTTGCTTCATCAAATCGCCCACATGTATACAAAGTTGGAATCGATATTTCCGCTAATCGTTCCGTACAATCAAAGGATTTTAAGTTGCCTTGCACCGTGAATTCCGATGGTCCCCACATTATTTGATATACATGGGGATTTCTAAAATGCTTGCCCTGTTTAAGATGTTCAGGATAAGGCTTTAATCGACATACAAAATGATCATTGAACACTTCAATTGCTTTTTGGAAGGCTGATGAATCAGTCGTTCCATTTGCTTCACTTCTTTTAATCGTTTCTTGAATTTCTTTCGGTAATAAAGTAAGATTTTTCTTTTGATCTTCTTCCCATAACGGAGCACTTAAACAAGGACTTGAAAAAATAATACTACCAATTCCTTCTGGCTCACTAAAATAATAGGCTGCTGCAAGAGTTGTTCCCCATGAATGACCAAGAATATGTACCTCATTTAGCTCTAACGCTTTCCGAACAAGCCCAACTTCTTCGACAAATCGATCCAACGTCCAGAGTGAATCGTCCTCTGGTCGATCCGATTTTCCACATCCCAACTGATCATACAAAATGACTGGCCGATTGATTGCCAAATCTTTTAATCCTTGTAGAGAGTAAGAACTAGAGCCAGGTCCACCATGCAAAACAAGGAGTGGTATTCCTGTTGCTTGTTGATTATGGATAACATACCAAACCTTTCCACCTGTTACTTCGATAAATCCTTCTTTCATCGGTTGACTCCTTTATGTATTTTTCTACTAGTTTAGCATATTATTATCTCTCAATCGCAAAAGAACAGCTATTTCTATTTCTTTCTTTCAATTATCTCTACACGATTTCCAAATGGATCACGGAATTCAAAGCGCTCATATCCTTCAATCGCAATAGAATCTGCAATCTTTACGCCTAGTTTACTAAGCTTATTTTTCCATACAATCATACTATCTACTTGATAAGCAAGATGAGATTTTGTTGAATACCGATCAAATCCATCCTCCGTACCAACATGAACATCCATGTTTCCAAGTGTTAACCAAAAACCACCTCTACCTTGTAAGGATAATGGCTTCTCTATCTCCGTTAATTCTAATACTTCACAATAAAAATTCTTTGCCTCTTGTTCAGTACCTTTTGGAATCGTAATTTGGACATGATGCACACCAATAATAGTCATCTTATATCCCCCCTCCTCTAAACTTCCTCCTATCAATCGTACAAGATAGATTGCTAAACACACATTTTTAATTTAACATTTTGGTTATCCGCACATCTCTTTTCATTTCTTCCCAAGTGAAAACCCAGCAAATAACTTTCCACCATATGGATCTAGCACTTGTTCCGCAAGTAAAATTACTTTTGTCTTTTCCCCTGTTCGATAAAAAACTTGAAACGCCTCAATAAATTTATCAGCGAAAGTTAAATCATATTGACGTAAAGATCGAACCATCCATTTCGAAGTTCCTATCCACTGGTTATTTACTCTTAAGACAAATTCATGAAGAAGCATACTTAACGAACTTGCGATAAAAATAGCTTCTTGTTCATTAGTAGAACCAATAAAATCATCTAATACGTCCGAAATAAAGTATCGCTTCGTTCTAATTGTTTCCTCCGACCATTCTTTAGGACCAGCTACTAACATTTTTTCTGCCTCTTGTTTTATATCATTTAGAACGCCATCATTCCTCAACACGATTCCTTCTGTTACCATTCGTTGCATAGATGGTTTCGCTATATGATAATCCATTAAGAAAAAATCCTTGTAAGAGGATAAATTATGTACAAAGACTTCGATAGGCCACCCAAATTCACATACAGACTCTCTGAAGGAAGATTCGATTTGTTCATCAAAAACGACTATATCAAGATCCGATGTTGCTGTCGCTTGTCCTCTTACCACACTTCCCGCTAAAACCGCTGCGTTGCAATTAGTAAAATATTTATCAATAAAAAGACGAGCTGCTTCTATTGGTTCTAATCTTTCCATCTAAATCTCCTTTTCTAATCAATATATCATTCTAATATTATTTTAATTTCCTTAACAAATACTGCAGTCCCACTTATCTCAACATCCAGTTGATCATCCTTATCGGAAACGGTGACAGAAACTTTTCCATTCCGACCTATTTCCTTGCCTTGCTCGATAACAATAGGTTGGTTCTTTCCCTTATCATTTATATAAGTAACGTAATAGGCTCCCATCACTCCAGAAGCTGTTCCTGTGACAGGATCTTCTATCGTACCAGAAAAAGGAGATGAAAAATGTCTACCATGCATTGTTGCTTCTCCCTCAAAAGTTTCGAGGCAAAATGGGTGAACAGATGCATTTGGAATCTCTTTTAAAATGGACGGGAACAAATCATTTTTTGGAACCATTTGTGAAAATACATGTAAACTCTTTATTGGAACAAGCAATGTCCATATCCCTGTACTTCCATAAAGGATAGGCTGATTTACATCTAAATCAGATTCTGCGATGCCAATTGCCTCTGCCAATTCTTTTCTTGAACCGTTAAATTCTTTAAATTGTGCAGGTATTTGTTTCATAATAATAGAAGGGGTTGACTGTTCCTTTTGATTAATTCGAATAGGTAGAATCCCTGCTCTCGTCTCAATCAAAATCGTCTCTTTTTCAGGAAGATGCCCATTTGCTTTTAACGCAAAAACTGTAGCAATTGTTGCATGACCGCAAAGATTCATTTCATGTCCTGGTGTAAAATAACGTATTCTCAAATCGGCAATATTTGATGGCAAAACAAAGGATGTTTCATTAAAGCCTACTTTCTCCGCTATTTTTTGCATTTCTGACTCGTTAAATTTTTCCCCTTCTAAAACTATTCCTGCAGGATTTCCTTGATTTGGATGCTCTGTAAACGCATCGTAATGCAAGACGGAAATGGTTTTCATTATCTAACCCCCACCTATATATTCGTATTGTCAAAACTTTTATAGTAAATAGGTTATTAAATCCTATCTGAGAGGGCTTTATAAGCAAAAAAATTGCCACCCCCTGAATTCTAAGGATAATTGAGGTTACGACACTCTCAACAACCTAGAAAAGGAAGTGACAATTTGTACCCTCAAATTATAACCTATTTATTAACTTTTATAAACTATCAAGAACAACTAATTCGAACATTGCTTACTTTATTGATTGGTAAGAGTATGTTTGATAAGCCTACTGAACAGCCAGTAAATAAACCATATCGAAAACTTCAAGTGGACGACCTTCCGGTCATTGAAGTTCTGGAACAGCTTGATTATCGAGTTCTTCTTAGTGAATATCTAGAGAAGAACGGGAAACCACTTAAACCTGTTCAAAGGCGTAAGAATGCAAAAGTTTCCGTACCTAAATCCATGAACTGCCCAAAGTGTGGTGCTCCATCAGATTATCTTTATGCCAACAATGGAGATAAAGGCCAGTATCAATGCAAGGTGTGTACAGAGCTCTTCAGTGAAAAGAACCGTTATTCTAAGGAAGCCATCCTGAAGTGTCCTCATTGTTCCAAAACTCTCGAGAAAATAAAAGAAAGAAAAGATTTTCACGTGTTTAAGTGCAAGAACAATGACTGTTCTTATTATCAAAAGAAGCTCAATGGGATGACTTCAAAAGAAAAGAAAAGGTTCAAAAAGGACCCTCAAGCATTTAAATTAAGATACATTTTCCGTCAGTTTCATATCGATTTCCAGCCGTTATCCAAGGAATCACCAGAACTGCCGGCCGTTGACTTATCAAAGATTTATGCATCACCACATACATTAGGATTAATCCTAACCTATCATGTAAACTATGGCCTTTCGGCCCGTAAAACAGCTGCGATTATGCAGGACGTACACGGAGTGATGATTTCACATCAGACTGTATTGAACTACGAAAATAGCGTAGCTTTATTACTTAAACCTTATGTGGATCACTATCCCTATGAACTTTCAGACCAATTCTGCGGTGATGAAACGTATATCAGAGTAAACGGTCGATGGCATTATTTATTTTTCTTTTTTGACGCCGTGAAAAAGATTATTCTTTCGTATCCGGTGTCGCCTAATCGAGACACAGCAACAGCCATTCGAGCAATTGATGAGGTCTTAATCAAGATGAAAGAGATTCCAGAAAATCTGACCTTTGTGGTAGACGGGAATCCAATCTATCTTTTAGCCCAACATTTCTTCGCTCAACATGGGATTTCATTCGATGTGAAGCAGGTCATTGGATTAACCAATGAGGACCCTGTTTCGACCGAATATAGACCACTGAAACAAATAATTGAGAGACTTAACCGCACCTTTAAGGGCAATTATCGCTCCACTCATGGATTCGGCTCTGAACATGGTTCCATTTCATACGTCACCTTATTTACGGCCTACTTTAACTTTTTGCGTCCGCATGCCGCCTTAGAAGGAAAAGTGCCCGTAGTGAATCCAGAACTCAAGGGGCTTCCAACAATGCCAGCACGTTGGACAAAGCTCATTGGATTAGCACAACAATGGATAGTAGAACAAAGACAAGCCTAACTTTTTGTTTAGCTGAGCCCTTAAGCTAATTCAGCAATCGGCGGAGCGAACTCTTGACAAACCGAACTTGCCAATGGTTTAAAATGGAAACAACCAAGGGCTTATTTGGTATGCCTTCTTTTGTTCCCTTCGCCCTTGTTAAACAATCCTCAAACCATTGGCGTGTTTGTCAAGAGCGATTGCGGCGCATCTCCATCCAGTAAATAGGAGAGAAACTAACCCTTTAGGTAGTTTTCATAAATCTTTTGACACTACCTATATATTTGTCTCTCAATCTAACTTAATATCATACTCCATCCTTTTGGCAGTTTCCTTTGCGACTTCTTTTCCATATAATTTCGCTACCAAGTGAAAAGACATATTGATCCCCGCTGATATTCCACCTGAAGTTAAAATTTTTCCCTCATCCACAAATTTTACATTCCTTTTCTCCAAAATATTCGGAAATTCCCTTTCCAATCGATCGATATCCATCCAGTGAGTTGTCACCTTTATCCCGTCCAATATACCTGCTTTAGCCAATAAAAAAGCTCCAGTACAGACAGAAGTCATATATTCTACTCGGTGCGATTGATCTTGAATCCAATTAATTACCGCACGGTTATGTATTTCGATTTCTTCTGCACCATATCCACCAGGTACAACAAGCATATCTAGAGCAGGTTGGTTTTCAAAAGAATAGTCTGCTTCTATCTTCAATCCATTCCTTGCTGTAATCATTCCTCCTTTTTCTGAAATGGTGTAGACACAGAATAATTTATTATCCCCTCCAGCTAAAGAAAAAACTTCGAATGGTCCTGCAACATCCAAAACTTCAACCTCATTAAAAACGAATATTCCAATAATACGTTTTTTCATGCTACCTCCTTGTAAAAGAGTAATTGTCATTCCTATGAAAGTTACAATCAAGAAATAAAACCAAGTTAATCCCTTCTTTTTTCATACTAACATGAATTTTGAATTTTTAAATAATAAATCCTTCTAAATTTCTTAAAAATAAATGGTATAATATTTGTTCTAAAGATATATCTGGGAGGATGAAATGATTCAGGCAATTGGTATTGTTGATTTTCATTACAAGCCAATGAGAACAACGAAATATAAAGACAATGTAACAAAGAAAATTAATGGTAAAAAAAATAAATTTGATGATTCCTTTGAAGTTATTTCGATATCAGAACCATACGATATGGATGGAGATATTTACGTTCGCGTATCTTGTTCGTTTACCATTTATATGTACGAAAAAGCATATATTCGCAATCCAGAAGAATATGTTGGTTCTGTTTTTCCAACTTTAAAAGAGCGGATAACGCCAAATATTATTGCTACGAAAGTTTATAGTTTATCAAAAAGAAGATAAGTATTTTTTGATGTCTTAAAGGATTGTGCCTATTTTTATCGAATAGAAGGGAAAATGACTTTTAGGAGGATAATTTATGCACCATTCATTATCATTGAAGCAGCAAAATTTACATGGTTCCTTCAGCAGTAGCTATAAACCGATTTTAACGGTGGATTCAGGTGACTCGATTACTTTAAAAACATTGGATATTGAATGGGGCTATTCTACCTCAAAAAACGAGGAATATCGTATTTACTCTTCAAGAGAACAAGAGGAAAAACCACAGCATCCTATGATTGGTCCAATTGCTATTAAAGGAGCAAAACCTGGGATGGTATTAGAAGTAAAATTAAACGATATAGTTCCTGGATGGTATGGACGCAATTGGGCTGGCGGGATGGCGAATTGGCAAAATAATGCGATTGGCATCGCTAATACAGATCGAATTCAATTGGATTGGGAATTAGATTCGGAGAAGATGATTGGTTCTACTTCCATTCATTCTAAATCATTTCATGTTGCTTTGCAGCCGTTTATGGGGGTTCTCGGGGTCGCTCCAAAAGAAGCCGGAGTCCATTCTACCTCCCCACCTAGATATTGTGGTGGCAATATTGATTGTAAGGAAATCGTGAAAGGTAGCAGCTTATTTTTGCCTATTTCAGTTGAAGATGCTCTTTTTTCTATTGGAGATGGACATGCATTGCAAGGGGATGGAGAAATCTCCGGCACTGCGATTGAATGTCCAATGGATCATGTAGATATTACGCTAGTGGTAAGAGAAGATTTACAATTAACCTATCCGAGAGCCAAAACCCCAACAGGCTGGATTACATTCGGATTTGATGAAGATTTAAATAAAGCAACGGAGATTGCTTTGGCTGATATGATTTCTTTAATGACGCAACTTTATTCTATTTCCCGAACTGAAGCGACTGCATTAGCAAGTGTTACTGTTGATTTACGGATTACACAGATTGTTAATCGTGTAAAAGGGGTACATGCCATTTTGAACGATGGTGTTATACGTTAGTTTGGAGAATACTATTCTAGGAAAAACAAATAGAAAGTGAGGCTCCTATTTTTGGGGTCTCTAAGATGGATTAATGGTTTCCCCTACCTAAGGTGCCAATACTTTGTTCTGCCCTTCTACGATTTATTGGCGCTTTCACTTCCTCTAAATTAATTTGCTCCATGTATGAATGTGCTTTATCTCTGATGGAGAAACCACTTGAATAAATTTGCGGATAGTCTCATCTAATTCGTCAAAATTAATTTCTTTTGTGCCTATATTTACTTTCGCTACTGCAATCCCACAGCCGATATCTACCCCGACTAAATTAGGGACAATTTTGTCTTGAATCGTCATTGTTGTTCCAATTGTACAACCGACTCTAGCGTGTGTATCTGGTATAATTCGTATCTTGCTGTTTTGAGCAAATTCCTGATTA
Proteins encoded:
- a CDS encoding acetamidase/formamidase family protein, whose protein sequence is MHHSLSLKQQNLHGSFSSSYKPILTVDSGDSITLKTLDIEWGYSTSKNEEYRIYSSREQEEKPQHPMIGPIAIKGAKPGMVLEVKLNDIVPGWYGRNWAGGMANWQNNAIGIANTDRIQLDWELDSEKMIGSTSIHSKSFHVALQPFMGVLGVAPKEAGVHSTSPPRYCGGNIDCKEIVKGSSLFLPISVEDALFSIGDGHALQGDGEISGTAIECPMDHVDITLVVREDLQLTYPRAKTPTGWITFGFDEDLNKATEIALADMISLMTQLYSISRTEATALASVTVDLRITQIVNRVKGVHAILNDGVIR